A genome region from Arachis duranensis cultivar V14167 chromosome 6, aradu.V14167.gnm2.J7QH, whole genome shotgun sequence includes the following:
- the LOC107493773 gene encoding uncharacterized protein LOC107493773 encodes MEKMMKQQELTKKNNDASIRNIERQIGQLSKQAVIERPSSSLPSDTIPKSKEECKAIQLRSGRTLVNDKEATKKPMESNKKPTEKEEANNKEVTASKQTSEKLKKNDDQPQNLRKRKEAIKGPTQGQKQEEKTFTPPLPYPQRFNKETKDQHFPKFLEVFKKLEINIPLAEVLEQMPFYAKFLKELINKKRS; translated from the coding sequence ATGGAAAAAATGATGAAACAGCAAGAACTTACAAAGAAGAACAATGATGCTTCCATAAGAAACATAGAAAGGCAGATTGGACAGCTTTCCAAGCAAGCTGTGATTGAAAGGCCATCAAGCTCACTCCCAAGTGATACCATTCCAAAATCTAAagaagagtgcaaagccataCAGCTAAGGAGTGGAAGAACCTTGGTGAATGACAAGGAGGCAACCAAGAAGCCTATGGAAAGCAACAAAAAGCCAACAGAGAAAGAGGAAGCCAACAACAAAGAAGTGACAGCAAGCAAGCAAACTTCAgaaaagctcaaaaagaatgatgACCAGCCACAAAACTTAAGGAAAAGGAAGGAAGCAATAAAAGGACCAACTCAAGGACAGAAGCAAGAGGAGAAGACTTTTACACCTCCCTTGCCATACCCTCAAAGGTTTAACAAAGAAACCAAGGATCAACACTTCCCCAAATTCCTTGAAGTCTTCAAGAAATTGGAGATTAATATTCCATTGGCTGAGGTATTAGAGCAGATGCCTTTCTATGCAAAGTTCTTGAAAGAGCTTATTAATAAAAAGAGAAGTTGA